TTCGTCAAATAAAAAATATTTTGTGTGCTACAATAGAATAAGGAATTACAGACAGGAGGTTATGAGATGACACAATCAAACTGTTCACATATATGTAGTAGCTATCATCAGGCAATAGAGTTTATAGGGAAACGTTGGATGGGAATGATTATTTATACTTTGTTGCTTGGTCCAAAAAGGTATCATGAAATTCATGCCACAATACCCGGCATTTCTGATCGTTTACTAACAGAACGCTTAAATGAGCTTGTGAATGCAGGACTAATTGAAAAAAAATACATTGATTCATCGATAAAAAAGGTAGAATATGCATTAACGCCAAATGGCTTAGCATTTCAGGAAGTCATAGCGTCTATTCAAAAATGGATTGATTTATGTGAATTTGAGAAAATGACAAAAGAGACAACATAAAAAGCCAAAATACCTCAAGTGCTTGAGGTGTTAAGGCTTTTTTATTTGTAACTATTTGTAATGACTTTTGTTGTTTTGCCAATATCTTTATCTTTCCTATAAAGTTTGTACTTTTTTGCCTTTATATTATAGATTTACTTAAGACAAAAAGACTGTAGATAAACTCCCTTTGAGTGTATCTACAGTCTCCAAACCTTACCTATTTAACATTTGGTAATACTTTATTTAACATAATGGCAACGAG
This DNA window, taken from Lysinibacillus sp. FSL M8-0337, encodes the following:
- a CDS encoding helix-turn-helix domain-containing protein; this encodes MTQSNCSHICSSYHQAIEFIGKRWMGMIIYTLLLGPKRYHEIHATIPGISDRLLTERLNELVNAGLIEKKYIDSSIKKVEYALTPNGLAFQEVIASIQKWIDLCEFEKMTKETT